From one Mustela nigripes isolate SB6536 chromosome 16, MUSNIG.SB6536, whole genome shotgun sequence genomic stretch:
- the ZBTB4 gene encoding zinc finger and BTB domain-containing protein 4 codes for MPPPAEVTDPSHAPAVLRQLNEQRLRGLFCDVTLIAGDTKFPAHRSVLAASSPFFREALLASAPLPLPPVTGGSAPNPATTTAASSSSSSSSSSSSSSSSSSSSSSSPPPASPPTSSPPRVLELPGVPAAAFSDVLNFIYSARLALPGGGGDGAAVAEIGALGRRLGISRLQGLGEGGDAWVPPAPAPMATSQPEDDSFGPGPRPAGEWEGDRAEAQASDSQAPLSRRPLPCPRCGKSFIHPKRLQTHEAQCRRGAGTRGTAGLASGGSAPSGPAGVDASALPTPVGFRGGPEHVVKVVGGHVLYVCAACERSYVTLSSLKRHSNVHSWRRKYPCRYCEKVFALAEYRTKHEVWHTGERRYQCIFCWETFVTYYNLKTHQRAFHGISPGLLASEKTPNGGYKPKLNTLKLYRLLPMRAAKRPYKTYSQAAPDAPLSPSLNTPAPVAMPASPPPGPPPAPQPGPPPSVIAFAHPAPSVIVHGRSSSGGAGGGPATAGGAQAASVITYTAPPRPPKKREYPPPPPQPAATPSSPTTAGSPATAAGPATATEEAKGRNPRAGRTLTYTAKPAGGIGGGGGPPAGPGRGPSQLQAAPPLCQITVRIGEEAIVKRRISETDLRPGELSGEEVEESEDDDDDEDDDDDDDDDDDDEESRAGGEDQLWRPYYSYKPKRKAGAAGAGSGGGGALPRGRRPPRWRQKPERRSWEDAPAAEGPAGRARAERRHRCGDCAQTFATVRKLRKHQEAHGGSAHGARGGRRPSSRFACPHCAKVCKTAAALSRHGQRHAAERPGGTPTPVIAYSKGSAGARAADVKEEAPQEMQVSSSSGEAGGGSAAAAAEGAPEAASLQDPVISGGEEPPLVAGGGTYAYPPVQEFPLALIGSGREPGGGRGKAGSEGPVGAGEGDRVEGMGAAKVTFYPEPYPLVYGPQLLAAYPYNFSNLAALPVALNMVLPDEKGGGALPFLPGVFGYAVNPQAAPPTPPTPPPPTLPPPVPPKGEGERAGLERTQKGDVG; via the exons ATGCCCCCTCCAGCGGAGGTGACGGACCCGTCGCATGCCCCCGCTGTCCTGCGTCAGCTCAATGAGCAGCGGCTCCGAGGCCTCTTCTGTGACGTCACCCTCATAGCTGGAGACACCAAGTTCCCTGCTCACCGCAGTGTCCTGGCTGCTTCCAGTCCTTTCTTCAGAGAGGCCCTGCTTGCTTCAGCTCCACTCCCCCTCCCACCAGTTACTGGGGGCTCTGCCCCTAACCCGGCCACCACCacagctgcctcctcctcctcttcctcctcctcctcctcttcttcttcctcctcctcttcttcttcttcctcctcttctccccctccgGCCTcaccccccacttcctccccaccccGGGTCCTGGAGCTGCCAGGGGTCCCCGCAGCTGCCTTCTCTGATGTCCTCAACTTCATCTATAGTGCCCGGCTTGCTCTACCTGGCGGCGGAGGGGACGGGGCAGCGGTGGCAGAGATCGGAGCTCTGGGGCGGCGTCTGGGCATCTCCCGcctgcagggcctgggggagggaggcgaTGCCTGGGTACCTCCTGCCCCAGCACCCATGGCCACCTCACAGCCCGAAGATGACAGCTTTGGGCCAGGGCCGCGGCCTGccggggagtgggagggggaccGGGCTGAGGCCCAGGCCTCTGACTCGCAGGCCCCCCTGTCCCGtcggcccctcccctgcccgcgCTGCGGGAAAAGCTTCATCCATCCCAAACGGCTGCAGACCCATGAGGCGCAGTGCCGCCGTGGGGCCGGCACCCGGGGTACTGCGGGGCTGGCCTCCGGGGGCTCAGCCCCCAGCGGTCCCGCCGGCGTGGATGCCTCGGCCCTGCCGACGCCAGTGGGCTTCCGCGGCGGCCCGGAGCACGTGGTGAAGGTGGTGGGGGGCCACGTGCTGTACGTGTGCGCCGCCTGCGAGCGCTCCTACGTGACGCTGTCCAGCCTGAAGCGGCACAGCAACGTGCACTCGTGGCGCAGGAAGTACCCGTGTCGCTACTGCGAGAAGGTGTTCGCGCTGGCGGAGTACCGGACCAAGCACGAGGTGTGGCACACTGGGGAGCGCAG GTACCAGTGCATCTTCTGCTGGGAGACCTTTGTCACTTATTATAACCTGAAGACCCACCAGCGAGCCTTCCACGGCATTAGCCCCGGGCTGTTAGCCAGTGAGAAGACACCCAATGGAGGCTACAAGCCCAAGCTTAATACCCTCAAGCTGTACCGCCTGCTTCCCATGCGGGCTGCCAAGCGGCCCTACAAGACCTATAGCCAGGCCGCCCCCGACGCCCCCCTCTCTCCAAGCCTCAACACACCGGCCCCAGTAGCCATGCCTGCCAGCCCCCCGCCCgggccccctcccgccccgcagCCCGGCCCCCCGCCCTCCGTCATAGCATTTGCCCACCCTGCTCCCTCGGTCATTGTTCATGGGCGCAGCAGCAGTGGTGGAGCAGGGGGGGGGCCGGCCACCGCAGGGGGAGCCCAAGCCGCCTCGGTCATCACTTACACTGCACCCCCGAGGCCCCCCAAAAAACGTGAGTACCCACCGCCTCCCCCCCAACCTGCAGCCACGCCGAGCAGCCCCACCACCGCGGGCAGCCCGGCCACCGCCGCGGGCCCGGCCACCGCCACGGAGGAGGCCAAGGGCCGCAACCCACGGGCTGGAAGGACTCTGACCTACACGGCCAAGCCAGCCGGTGGgattggcgggggtgggggtccccCTGCGGGGCCTGGCCGGGGCCCCTCTCAGCTCCAGGCCGCACCTCCACTGTGTCAGATCACTGTGCGCATCGGTGAGGAGGCCATTGTCAAGCGCCGCATCTCAGAGACTGACCTGCGCCCCGGGGAGCTGAgcggggaggaggtggaggagagcgaggacgacgacgacgacgaggacgacgacgacgacgacgacgacgacgacgacgacgaggAATCGCGGGCCGGCGGGGAGGACCAGCTCTGGCGGCCCTACTACTCCTACAAGCCCAAGCGCAAGGCcggggcggcgggcgcgggcAGCGGCGGGGGCGGCGCGCTGCCCCGAGGCCGCCGACCGCCGCGCTGGAGGCAGAAGCCGGAGCGCAGGAGCTGGGAGGACGCGCCGGCCGCCGAGGGCCCCGCGGGGCGCGCCCGGGCAGAGCGGAGGCACCGCTGCGGGGACTGCGCCCAGACCTTCGCCACCGTGCGGAAGCTGCGCAAGCACCAGGAGGCGCACGGCGGCAGCGCGCATGGGGCCCGCGGCGGCCGCAGGCCCTCCAGCCGCTTCGCTTGCCCGCACTGCGCCAAGGTGTGCAAGACGGCGGCCGCCCTGAGCCGCCACGGGCAGAGGCACGCGGCCGAGCGGCCCGGGGGCACCCCCACGCCCGTCATCGCCTACTCCAAGGGCAGCGCTGGCGCCAGAGCCGCGGATGTCAAGGAGGAGGCCCCCCAAGAGATGCAGGTGTCCTCGTCCAgcggggaggcggggggcgggagCGCCGCGGCTGCCGCGGAGGGAGCGCCCGAGGCCGCCTCTCTGCAGGACCCTGTCATCTCGGGGGGTGAGGAGCCCCCGCTTGTGGCGGGAGGGGGCACCTATGCCTATCCGCCGGTGCAGGAATTTCCCCTAGCTCTGATCGGGAGCGGCAGGGAACCTGGCGGCGGGAGGGGCAAAGCTGGCAGTGAGGGGCCGGTGGGCGCTGGGGAGGGGGACCGCGTGGAGGGGATGGGGGCTGCCAAAGTCACCTTCTACCCAGAACCCTACCCGCTCGTATATGGCCCTCAGCTCCTTGCCGCCTACCCTTACAACTTTAGCAACCTGGCTGCTCTCCCGGTTGCTCTTAACATGGTCCTACCTGATGAGAAGGGTGGGGgggcccttcccttccttccgGGGGTCTTTGGCTACGCAGTCAATCCTCAAGCCGCGCCCCctactcccccaaccccacctcccccGACCCTTCCCCCTCCTGTCCCCCctaagggagaaggggaaagggcagGGCTTGAGAGAACCCAGAAGGGAGATGTGGGGTGA